The Cronobacter sakazakii genome has a window encoding:
- a CDS encoding nucleobase:cation symporter-2 family protein codes for MSINTLESENAQSVAPARNSELIYRLEDRPPLPQTLFAACQHLLAMFVAVITPALLICQALGLPAQDTQHIISMSLFASGVASIIQIKAWGPVGSGLLSIQGTSFNFVAPLIMGGTALKTGGADVPTMMAALFGTLMLASCTEMVISRVLHLARRIITPLVSGVVVMIIGLSLIQVGLTSIGGGYAAMSDHTFGAPKNLLLAGAVLAVIILLNRQRNPYLRVASLVIAMAVGYLLAWAMDMLPQSVAPAQSALIMIPTPLHYGLGIDWNLLLPLMLVFMITSLETIGDITATSDVSEQPVSGPLYMKRLKGGVLANGLNSFVSAVFNTFPNSCFGQNNGVIQLTGVASRYVGFVVALMLIVLGLFPAVSGFVQHIPEPVLGGATIVMFGTIAASGVRIVSREPLNRRAIMIIALSLAVGLGVSQQPLILQFAPDWVKNLLSSGIAAGGITAIVLNLIFPPEKQTND; via the coding sequence ATGTCCATTAACACCCTTGAGTCTGAAAACGCGCAATCGGTTGCGCCCGCGCGAAATAGCGAACTCATCTATCGTCTGGAAGACCGGCCGCCGCTGCCGCAAACGCTGTTTGCCGCCTGCCAGCATCTTCTGGCGATGTTCGTTGCGGTGATTACGCCTGCGCTGCTGATTTGTCAGGCTCTTGGGCTGCCCGCGCAGGACACCCAGCACATCATCAGCATGTCGCTGTTTGCCTCCGGTGTGGCATCGATTATTCAGATTAAAGCGTGGGGGCCGGTCGGCTCCGGGCTGCTTTCCATTCAGGGCACCAGCTTTAACTTTGTGGCACCGCTCATTATGGGCGGGACGGCGCTGAAGACCGGCGGCGCGGACGTGCCAACCATGATGGCCGCACTGTTCGGCACTCTAATGCTGGCAAGCTGCACCGAAATGGTCATCTCCCGCGTTCTTCACCTGGCGCGCCGCATTATCACGCCGCTGGTTTCCGGTGTGGTGGTGATGATTATCGGTCTGTCGCTGATTCAGGTCGGGCTGACGTCAATTGGCGGCGGCTATGCTGCGATGAGCGATCACACCTTCGGCGCGCCGAAAAACCTGCTGCTGGCAGGCGCAGTGCTGGCGGTAATCATTCTGCTTAACCGCCAGCGTAACCCGTACCTGCGCGTCGCCTCGCTGGTGATTGCGATGGCGGTGGGTTATCTGCTGGCCTGGGCGATGGACATGCTGCCGCAAAGCGTGGCACCTGCGCAGAGCGCGCTGATTATGATCCCCACCCCGCTGCATTACGGGCTTGGCATCGACTGGAACCTGCTGCTGCCGCTGATGCTGGTCTTTATGATCACCTCGCTTGAAACCATCGGCGATATCACCGCCACCTCTGACGTCTCCGAACAGCCCGTTTCCGGCCCGCTGTATATGAAGCGCCTGAAAGGCGGCGTGCTGGCGAACGGGCTGAACTCGTTTGTCTCCGCCGTGTTCAACACTTTCCCGAACTCCTGCTTTGGACAAAACAACGGCGTTATCCAGTTAACAGGCGTCGCCAGCCGCTATGTCGGCTTTGTGGTGGCGCTGATGCTGATTGTGCTCGGCCTGTTCCCGGCGGTGAGCGGTTTCGTTCAGCATATCCCTGAGCCGGTGCTGGGCGGCGCGACAATTGTGATGTTCGGCACCATTGCGGCGTCCGGCGTGCGTATCGTCTCCCGCGAGCCGTTAAACCGCCGCGCGATCATGATTATCGCGCTGTCGCTGGCGGTGGGCCTCGGCGTTTCTCAGCAGCCGCTGATCCTGCAGTTCGCGCCGGACTGGGTGAAAAACCTGCTTTCCTCCGGCATCGCCGCGGGCGGCATCACCGCCATTGTGCTGAATCTGATTTTCCCGCCGGAAAAACAGACCAACGACTGA
- a CDS encoding fimbrial protein gives MNIYFRLAKSAAIVMLIKGLIAPVYASDCNLKQKPSNVTIPVTIQLPDNITMMPVGSVIYKKEASLAELSGSHDIISTACKAEISQLLNGKMPGRQNGQDTYATALPGLGIRITMIYDKPGSAHREWILPFSAQTRDLSNKTITSDDIKLRLEAIKTGTITSGGILSFRIPSLITLNDNSFVVNLAMALISPKAHCMIQVVNPQIDLPPVKISELKSNSGITAQSVNVNLLCMNTRRASINIEGLTDANNPTVFKNVAPDSHAENVGIEMLFNGTVMRPNSPLDLSLPNQNSYPLPLSVRYAKTSNNLTGGKVKAQITLRINYL, from the coding sequence ATGAACATCTATTTTCGACTGGCGAAAAGCGCCGCAATAGTCATGTTAATAAAAGGTCTGATAGCGCCAGTATATGCCAGCGACTGTAACCTGAAACAAAAGCCGTCGAATGTGACAATACCTGTTACGATCCAGTTGCCAGACAACATCACAATGATGCCGGTCGGCAGCGTTATTTATAAAAAAGAAGCGAGTCTGGCCGAACTCAGTGGATCACACGATATTATTAGCACAGCGTGTAAAGCTGAAATTAGTCAGCTCCTTAATGGAAAGATGCCAGGCCGACAAAATGGGCAAGACACCTATGCCACGGCATTACCAGGCCTGGGTATTCGCATCACGATGATCTATGACAAACCGGGCTCCGCGCACAGAGAGTGGATATTGCCCTTTTCTGCGCAAACGCGTGACTTAAGTAATAAAACGATTACGTCTGATGATATTAAACTGCGGCTGGAAGCGATAAAAACGGGGACAATAACGTCGGGCGGCATACTCAGTTTTCGTATTCCTTCTCTGATAACGCTTAATGACAACTCTTTTGTCGTCAATCTGGCGATGGCCCTTATTTCACCGAAAGCGCACTGCATGATTCAGGTGGTGAACCCTCAGATTGACTTGCCGCCTGTCAAAATCAGCGAGCTCAAGTCTAATAGCGGAATAACAGCGCAATCGGTCAATGTAAATTTATTGTGTATGAATACCCGCAGGGCCAGCATCAATATTGAAGGTTTAACCGATGCGAACAACCCGACCGTATTCAAAAACGTAGCGCCAGATAGTCATGCCGAGAATGTCGGTATTGAAATGTTATTTAATGGCACAGTAATGCGTCCTAATTCCCCGCTGGATTTATCATTGCCTAACCAAAACAGTTATCCATTACCGCTTTCTGTTCGTTATGCAAAAACCAGTAACAATCTGACAGGAGGTAAAGTAAAAGCGCAAATCACCTTGCGTATAAACTATCTTTAA
- a CDS encoding IS1-like element IS1B family transposase (programmed frameshift), which yields MASVSISCPSCSATDGVVRNGKSTAGHQRYLCSHCRKTWQLQFTYTASQPGTHQKIIDMAMNGVGCRATARIMGVGLNTIFRHFKKLRPQSVTSRIQPGSDVIVCAEMDEQWGYVGAKSRQRWLFYAYDRLRKTVVAHVFGERTMATLGRLMSLLSPFDVVIWMTDGWPLYESRLKGKLHVISKRYTQRIERHNLNLRQHLARLGRKSLSFSKSVELHDKVIGHYLNIKHYQ from the exons GTGGCTTCTGTTTCTATCAGCTGTCCCTCCTGTTCAGCTACTGACGGGGTGGTGCGTAACGGCAAAAGCACCGCCGGACATCAGCGCTATCTCTGCTCTCACTGCCGTAAAACATGGCAACTGCAGTTCACTTACACCGCTTCTCAACCCGGTACGCACCAGAAAATCATTGATATGGCCATGAATGGCGTTGGATGCCGGGCAACCGCCCGCATTATGGGCGTTGGCCTCAACACGATTTTCCGCCATT TTAAAAAACTCAGGCCGCAGTCGGTAACCTCGCGCATACAGCCGGGCAGTGACGTCATCGTCTGCGCGGAAATGGACGAACAGTGGGGATACGTCGGGGCTAAATCGCGCCAGCGCTGGCTGTTTTACGCGTATGACAGGCTCCGGAAGACGGTTGTTGCGCACGTATTCGGTGAACGCACTATGGCGACGCTGGGGCGTCTTATGAGCCTGCTGTCACCCTTTGACGTGGTGATATGGATGACGGATGGCTGGCCGCTGTATGAATCCCGCCTGAAGGGAAAGCTGCACGTAATCAGCAAGCGATATACGCAGCGAATTGAGCGGCATAACCTGAATCTGAGGCAGCACCTGGCACGGCTGGGACGGAAGTCGCTGTCGTTCTCAAAATCGGTGGAGCTGCATGACAAAGTCATCGGGCATTATCTGAACATAAAACACTATCAATAA
- a CDS encoding fimbrial protein, producing MKKNFFKITLSALLLASTAHAIAETQDQSATLAVTGKLSNTAADCEVTLSKNVITLNSTSGSLIEQGQNATDPALITFSVKGSDDFTQCSEEVYNGKVAIKFTGSFDNADGNVFSNTDTSGNAASGVGIGLFKSDKTPIDVRETYTIADKTNYSTNFIGIQLVKLKGQTVTSGSVTGNITFQIERL from the coding sequence ATGAAAAAAAATTTTTTTAAAATAACGCTTTCTGCTCTGCTGCTGGCAAGTACAGCCCATGCTATAGCGGAAACACAGGATCAATCCGCAACCCTCGCTGTCACTGGCAAACTCAGTAATACGGCGGCAGACTGCGAGGTGACTTTGTCAAAAAACGTCATCACTCTTAATTCAACATCCGGCAGCCTAATTGAACAAGGGCAAAATGCCACCGATCCAGCCCTCATCACCTTTTCGGTTAAGGGTTCGGATGACTTTACGCAATGCAGTGAAGAAGTTTACAACGGGAAAGTTGCCATTAAATTTACCGGCAGCTTTGACAATGCTGACGGTAATGTTTTTTCGAATACTGACACAAGTGGAAATGCCGCCTCTGGTGTAGGTATTGGTTTATTTAAGAGTGATAAAACACCTATTGATGTACGTGAAACTTATACCATTGCGGATAAGACAAATTATTCCACCAATTTTATTGGGATACAGTTAGTAAAACTGAAAGGCCAGACGGTTACTTCCGGCTCCGTCACAGGCAATATTACGTTCCAGATAGAGCGTCTTTAA
- a CDS encoding AsmA family protein, which translates to MKFLGKLIIALIAAVLLILLVLYVLLQTRWGAGWLTGWVNQHSGYHITFDEMDHSFSAPSHLVLKNVTFGRSGQPATLVAQKVDIGLSSRQVTEPMHVDTILLYKGTLNLSPSTAPLPFRADRLQLSDMAFNSPKTGWDLSAQRVSGGISPWLPEAGKILGSKADIALSAGSLTLNGMPASNVLVQGEINNDEVTITNLGADIARGALTGNARRLANGGWVVDNLRLSDIRLQTAKSVSDLLQPLTTLPSLALGRVDVTDARLEGPGWAATDLDISLRNLTLVNGSWQSDDGKVSMNASEVVYGSLHFLDPIVNADLSAQGVALRQFSSRWEGGMVRTSGDWQRAGNALTLDELALAGLEYTLPADWKKRWQEKLPAWLQTVTVKKLSGSRNLIIDIDPDWPFQLTALDAWGNNLQLARNGEWGIWGGNATLNAAAATFNRVDVRRPSLTLNANPSTIAISELSAFAGQGMLQATATISQLPQRMTTVSLNGRAVPINVLHNWGWPQVPLEGDGNLQLTASGSLAADAPLRPSVNGQLQATGKSGQQVQQTMQNGVVPGA; encoded by the coding sequence ATGAAATTTCTCGGAAAGCTCATCATTGCGCTGATCGCCGCCGTTCTGCTGATTCTGCTCGTGCTTTACGTGCTGTTGCAGACGCGCTGGGGCGCGGGCTGGCTCACCGGCTGGGTGAACCAGCACAGCGGCTATCACATCACCTTTGATGAAATGGACCACAGCTTTTCCGCGCCTTCGCATCTGGTGCTCAAAAATGTGACGTTCGGGCGCAGCGGCCAGCCCGCCACGCTGGTGGCGCAAAAGGTCGATATCGGGCTGAGCAGCCGACAGGTTACCGAGCCGATGCACGTCGATACCATTTTGCTCTACAAAGGCACGCTGAATTTATCCCCTTCCACCGCGCCGCTGCCGTTTCGTGCCGACCGCCTTCAGCTAAGCGATATGGCGTTTAACAGCCCGAAAACCGGCTGGGATCTCAGCGCGCAGCGCGTTAGCGGAGGTATCAGCCCGTGGCTGCCGGAGGCCGGGAAAATCCTCGGCAGCAAAGCGGATATCGCCCTGAGCGCAGGCTCGCTGACGCTAAATGGCATGCCCGCCAGCAATGTGCTGGTGCAGGGCGAAATTAACAATGACGAAGTGACTATCACCAATCTCGGTGCCGATATCGCCCGCGGCGCGCTTACCGGCAACGCGCGTCGGTTAGCGAACGGCGGCTGGGTGGTGGATAACCTGCGCTTAAGCGATATCCGTCTGCAAACCGCGAAATCGGTAAGCGATCTGCTGCAACCGCTGACGACGCTCCCCTCGCTTGCGCTTGGCCGCGTTGACGTGACTGACGCGCGGCTTGAAGGGCCAGGCTGGGCGGCAACCGATCTGGATATCAGCCTGCGCAATCTGACGCTCGTGAACGGCAGCTGGCAGAGCGATGACGGCAAGGTGTCGATGAACGCCAGCGAGGTGGTTTACGGCTCGCTGCATTTTCTCGACCCTATCGTGAACGCCGATTTGTCAGCGCAGGGCGTGGCGCTGCGACAGTTTAGCTCGCGCTGGGAAGGCGGCATGGTGAGAACTTCCGGCGACTGGCAGCGGGCAGGCAACGCGCTGACGCTCGACGAGCTGGCCCTGGCGGGGCTTGAATACACGCTGCCTGCCGACTGGAAAAAGCGCTGGCAGGAGAAGCTGCCCGCGTGGCTGCAAACCGTGACGGTGAAAAAGCTCTCCGGCAGCCGAAATTTGATTATCGATATCGATCCTGACTGGCCGTTCCAGCTCACCGCACTGGACGCGTGGGGCAATAATCTGCAACTGGCACGTAACGGCGAATGGGGGATCTGGGGCGGCAACGCCACGCTGAACGCCGCCGCCGCGACGTTTAACCGCGTCGATGTGCGCCGCCCGTCGCTGACGCTGAACGCGAACCCTTCCACCATCGCCATTAGCGAGCTGAGCGCATTTGCGGGCCAGGGCATGTTGCAGGCCACCGCGACGATTTCTCAGCTACCGCAGAGAATGACAACGGTGAGCCTGAATGGTCGCGCGGTGCCGATTAACGTGCTGCATAACTGGGGATGGCCGCAGGTGCCGCTGGAGGGTGACGGTAATTTACAGCTCACCGCGAGCGGCAGTCTGGCGGCAGACGCGCCGCTGCGCCCAAGCGTTAACGGGCAGTTGCAGGCGACAGGGAAAAGCGGGCAGCAGGTCCAGCAAACCATGCAGAACGGCGTGGTGCCGGGGGCGTGA
- a CDS encoding fimbrial protein: protein MKLNKITGLMITGLLFAGAAQASVSSEDMPASLSVTGKLSSVNQGCRVTLSQESVSFTVDTSQLVSQGDNATAPQAISVFINGADKDGACADAVSNGHIAVKFMGQADNAEGTTLANQYASSGNAASGVGIGFFAEDDTPLAINNDLLKVSKITLSHLGKVSFGVQPVKLANQNVTAGGVSGAVTVQIERL from the coding sequence ATGAAATTAAATAAAATCACAGGATTAATGATTACTGGCTTGCTCTTCGCAGGCGCGGCTCAGGCAAGTGTTTCGTCTGAGGATATGCCCGCCTCACTGTCTGTCACCGGAAAACTTTCTTCTGTAAATCAAGGGTGCAGAGTGACACTTTCTCAGGAGAGTGTTTCTTTTACGGTTGACACGTCACAACTGGTATCGCAGGGAGATAACGCTACCGCTCCCCAGGCCATTTCCGTTTTTATCAATGGTGCTGATAAAGACGGGGCCTGCGCCGATGCCGTTTCAAACGGTCATATCGCGGTGAAATTTATGGGGCAAGCTGATAATGCTGAAGGCACAACTTTAGCAAATCAATATGCGTCCTCAGGGAACGCAGCCAGCGGTGTGGGCATTGGTTTTTTTGCAGAAGATGACACGCCTCTTGCTATTAATAATGACTTGTTAAAGGTCAGCAAAATCACTTTATCGCATTTAGGTAAAGTCAGCTTCGGCGTCCAGCCGGTTAAGCTGGCTAACCAAAATGTCACCGCTGGCGGTGTTTCAGGCGCAGTCACGGTACAGATCGAACGGCTTTAA
- a CDS encoding fimbrial protein gives MKKSVLGLAVYALFMVGAAQAETNPNDVSATLSVTGTVVESVSELCSVNLSTNSINLESDVADLVNQGDATLINAAGVKTVRLSINGGSECQDQVAQGKMAYKFTGTADDADGTVLANGNVSTGAATGVGIGLFTVDHTPIKINQDTMTATSNVGGDILAINMVKLNGQKAVAGDVAGSLTIEIERL, from the coding sequence ATGAAAAAGTCTGTATTAGGATTAGCCGTTTATGCACTGTTTATGGTTGGCGCAGCTCAGGCTGAAACTAACCCGAACGATGTTTCCGCGACACTGAGCGTAACCGGTACAGTTGTAGAAAGTGTTTCCGAACTGTGTTCCGTAAACCTTTCTACCAACAGCATTAACCTTGAAAGCGATGTAGCTGACCTGGTCAACCAGGGCGACGCAACGCTGATCAATGCGGCCGGTGTGAAAACCGTTCGTCTGTCTATTAATGGCGGTAGCGAATGCCAGGATCAGGTTGCTCAGGGAAAAATGGCATATAAATTCACCGGTACTGCAGATGACGCTGATGGCACCGTACTGGCCAATGGCAATGTTTCCACTGGCGCAGCGACGGGTGTAGGCATCGGCCTGTTTACGGTTGATCACACGCCAATCAAAATTAACCAAGACACCATGACTGCAACGTCTAACGTAGGTGGCGACATTCTGGCCATCAATATGGTTAAACTGAATGGTCAGAAAGCCGTTGCGGGTGACGTAGCGGGTTCCTTAACGATTGAAATTGAACGTCTGTGA